Proteins encoded by one window of Eremothecium cymbalariae DBVPG#7215 chromosome 1, complete sequence:
- the RAX1 gene encoding Rax1p (similar to Ashbya gossypii AFR532W), with translation METEERRFQSERLPTLYEVLTNQTAAPVDSWSFYTFLFQYPGALNYMDFWVDVMAHLRLCKDYVRGIRESMLLLEVEEQQQQQKHRQKRHSQVSAAGSDAAADNNNNNRMSVSSSLLLDALLNDGYLDYHDNKRISQFLKGEADSDRFSQLLENLPHGAEGGEGNNKGYDGEEPGHGDYATAEDAHLSVMLDEYLVRQMKESQRPKLTTKQLIASANAIVDRYLVAKDNMRSERLLTSVPEHMRLEVINMVKGEQRYDPDVFEPLKIISFQFLEIYCFPKFLSSVALHNLHYDVSLTQKTRTSPYSQCTTLSRVATGFFFWGIGFWVGYTLIFLDYNRKVRTVTLLPFFVGCYYIVCGIYHLDIIYAICGVTQTLVSPRRFAEPELGLKKSKTNSAKVPLLFSLLGGRNRLTKVRHPFVLNIMRKRALWCLFLVLVTTAVLTTIFTAVPSTRL, from the coding sequence ATGGAGACGGAAGAGAGAAGGTTCCAATCGGAGCGGTTACCTACTTTGTATGAGGTTTTGACTAACCAGACAGCCGCACCTGTTGATTCGTGGTCATTTTATACGTTTTTGTTTCAGTATCCTGGGGCTTTGAATTATATGGACTTTTGGGTGGATGTGATGGCACATTTGAGGCTTTGTAAGGACTATGTGAGGGGGATTCGGGAGTCTATGTTGTTATTGGAGGTTGAGgagcaacagcagcagcagaaacaCCGGCAGAAGCGGCATAGCCAGGTGTCGGCGGCCGGGTCAGACGCGGCGGcggataataataacaacaatagAATGAGTGTTTCCAGCTCGTTATTATTGGATGCCTTATTGAATGATGGGTATTTGGACTACCATGATAATAAGCGGATCAGTCAGTTTTTGAAGGGGGAGGCAGATTCAGATAGATTTTCGCAGTTGTTGGAGAACTTGCCTCATGGGGCTGAGGGAGGAGAAGGTAACAATAAAGGATATGACGGTGAGGAGCCTGGGCACGGTGACTACGCTACGGCGGAGGATGCACACTTGTCAGTAATGCTAGATGAGTATTTAGTGCGTCAGATGAAGGAATCTCAGCGGCCCAAGCTTACTACCAAACAGTTGATCGCTAGTGCAAATGCGATCGTCGATAGGTATTTGGTGGCTAAGGATAACATGCGTTCCGAGAGACTGCTTACGAGCGTTCCTGAACACATGCGGCTCGAAGTCATTAATATGGTCAAGGGTGAGCAGCGATATGATCCCGATGTGTTTGAACCCCtcaaaataatatctttcCAGTTTTTGGAGATCTATTGCTTCCCCAAATTTCTTTCGTCTGTGGCCTTGCACAACTTGCACTACGATGTCTCACTTACGCAGAAAACAAGGACCTCGCCTTACTCTCAGTGCACCACCTTATCGAGGGTGGCTACAGGATTCTTCTTCTGGGGTATTGGCTTCTGGGTTGGATACACCTTAATATTCCTCGATTACAACCGTAAAGTCCGTACTGTTACTCTGCTGCCATTCTTCGTTGGATGCTACTACATCGTGTGCGGAATCTACCACCTTGATATCATTTACGCCATTTGTGGCGTCACGCAAACTCTGGTGTCTCCAAGAAGATTTGCAGAACCAGAATTGGGCCTTAAAAAGTCGAAGACAAACTCCGCAAAAGTGCCTTTGCTTTTCAGCCTCTTGGGAGGCAGAAATAGACTAACCAAGGTAAGGCATCCGTTCGTTTTAAACATCATGCGCAAACGTGCTTTGTGGTGTCTCTTCCTAGTCCTCGTGACTACCGCTGTCTTGACCACTATTTTCACAGCTGTGCCATCTACTAGATTAtga
- a CDS encoding ChAPs family protein (similar to Ashbya gossypii AFR528W 1-intron), which yields MFSQGSIPEVKEDTPGFALEQRKAKLAQFQDLGPPDLISISKYISSSGKNSSHKRATSVSQDISSQEPAEKLKGVIGTYLYCTGADTSDPTSIAVFLKSIADCISEEPQIWFGKQKPFKVSKISYCTWNIFRQCDVNVTVHIPGTVQSFVVDVRGELLQLDESEHDLLWAETFISGVARTLMMMLDNFEDGEVNSVVETRILNPFTSSEIGDIATSFITLFPLVYHQGPRLGAPPHIGCISHTNNYLVETLLQLARLTNNFEPCRHMLEKLRPSNPEVVVVLSRLLIQADREVDAIKMIHKELSSDETTEYNSELLCIETEFLLDRKNDLELARDTSQAAVNSAPSEFWPWYLLVKSFTALGDIENALLTLNTCPMSPLKEKYVFKRIITVTQESGNLHLPLPVDVILEEVTGLNSQDVIAEHKSVDPALTNLPAANLKSNFQLAYSLLAEIAKKTGWEPLLKYRAKLFVMEEEYQSASTPSIDSETPQGLRSKRLCERWLDNLFMLIYDDLKIYTIWQAEQLHFEAQNTQYIKTTFEWELLGLCANRLHHYHEAAKAFQNGLRQRFSAQSCRKLLQYYLKEREFVIHRGGASGMISSQIVNTISTQDNRIIDLCVRLCCWNHRWYSEFSLMLLDAIAVVLQDMDQTKMQNEVASRFPESVVNLFQKNVLDFFAEYTRGEYDQ from the exons ATGTTTTCACAGGGTTCAATTCCAGA GGTGAAAGAAGATACACCTGGATTTGCATTGGAGCAACGCAAGGCTAAACTGGCTCAATTTCAGGATTTGGGTCCACCGGATTTGATATCTATATCTAAGTATATTTCATCTAGTGGCAAGAATAGTTCGCATAAAAGGGCCACGTCTGTAAGCCAGGACATTTCGTCACAGGAGCCAGCCGAGAAGTTAAAAGGTGTGATTGGGACGTATCTATACTGTACTGGAGCTGATACGTCGGATCCAACTTCGATTGCggtgtttttgaagagCATTGCAGACTGTATTTCTGAGGAGCCTCAGATCTGGTTTGGTAAACAGAAGCCGTTCAAGGTGTCCAAGATCTCGTATTGTACTTGGAATATATTTCGGCAATGCGACGTTAATGTTACTGTTCACATACCAGGTACGGTGCAGTCCTTTGTAGTGGATGTTCGAGGTGAGCTTCTCCAGTTGGATGAATCGGAGCATGATTTGTTGTGGGCTGAAACGTTTATTAGTGGCGTGGCGAGGActctgatgatgatgctgGACAACTTTGAAGACGGTGAGGTTAACTCCGTTGTAGAGACAAGAATTTTGAACCCGTTTACCTCGAGTGAGATTGGAGATATTGCAACTTCCTTTATTACATTGTTTCCTTTAGTTTATCACCAAGGCCCGCGATTGGGTGCCCCCCCCCATATTGGATGCATATCACATACCAATAATTACCTTGTCGAAACTTTGCTGCAATTAGCAAGGTTGACGAATAACTTTGAACCCTGTAGACACATGCTGGAAAAGCTCAGACCATCTAATCCAGAAGTTGTTGTCGTTTTATCCCGTTTGTTGATTCAGGCTGATCGTGAGGTGGATGCGATTAAGATGATTCACAAAGAATTGTCTTCTGATGAAACAACAGAATATAACTCCGAATTGCTCTGTATTGAGACAGAATTTCTGTTGGATCGTAAAAATGATTTGGAACTGGCTCGGGATACCTCTCAGGCCGCGGTGAATTCTGCCCCGAGTGAGTTTTGGCCATGGTACTTGCTGGTTAAGAGCTTCACAGCATTGGGTGATATAGAAAATGCACTACTAACATTAAATACTTGCCCAATGTCTCCATTGAAGGAGAAGTATGTGTTCAAACGTATAATAACTGTCACTCAGGAGTCTGGGAATTTGCATCTTCCATTGCCCGTAGACGTTATTTTAGAGGAAGTTACTGGATTGAATTCTCAGGATGTTATAGCTGAACACAAATCTGTGGACCCAGCATTAACAAATTTACCTGCTGCTAACTTGAAGAGCAACTTCCAGTTAGCTTATTCCCTACTTGCAGAGATTGCAAAAAAGACTGGTTGGGAACCACTTTTGAAATATCGTGCAAAATTGTTCGTTATGGAGGAAGAGTATCAAAGCGCTAGCACTCCTAGTATTGACTCAGAAACCCCTCAAGGGTTGCGTTCTAAAAGATTATGTGAAAGATGGTTGGATAACTTGTTCATGCTGATATATGAcgatttgaaaatatatacgaTCTGGCAAGCAGAACAATTACATTTCGAAGCTCAAAATACACAGTATATCAAAACAACTTTTGAGTGGGAGTTACTAGGGCTCTGTGCCAATAGACTACATCATTACCATGAAGCAGCAAAGGCTTTCCAGAATGGCTTACGCCAAAGATTCTCAGCGCAATCATGTAGAAAGCTATTGCAATACTATTTGAAAGAACGTGAGTTTGTTATTCACAGGGGCGGCGCTTCTGGCATGATCTCTTCGCAGATCGTTAATACCATTAGTACGCAGGATAATAGGATCATTGATTTATGCGTTAGATTATGTTGCTGGAATCACCGTTGGTACAGTGAATTTTCTCTAATGTTACTAGACGCCATAGCTGTTGTCCTCCAGGATATGgatcaaacaaaaatgcaGAATGAAGTGGCTTCTAGGTTCCCAGAAAGTGTTGTGAATTTATTCCAAAAGAATGTTCTGGACTTTTTTGCTGAATATACTAGAGGTGAATATGATCAATGA
- the SUC2 gene encoding beta-fructofuranosidase SUC2 (similar to Ashbya gossypii AFR529W), with protein sequence MIFSKLYSLVLLGSVATSSYVPYHASELVERDIDNTGKAADRPLIHATPDSGWMNDPNGLWYDAKEKLYHLYYQYNPNDMVWGFPLCWGHATSEDLMLWKNHGVAISPARNDSGVYSGSAVIDYNNTSGFFDDSVDPRQRVVAIWTYNTPESETQYLSYSTDGGYTFQEYEHNPVVEFNSTQFRDPKVIWHEETQKWIMTVALCQQYSVFIYSSENLKDWTLESKFTDSGLLGFQYEAPGLAKIPVTKATNNNYTLEDNSYDVKNNDTEYMWVLFLAINPGGPQGGSFNQYFIGDFNGTTFTPFTHQTRMLDFGKDFYAFQGFFNSPDDSSYLGIAWTSNWQYSAYVPTYPWRSSMSLPRRFTIQQYSPTPESVQLNLNSVPVLNLAGDDKPSESRYALSNKALNSTANLTIPIEGTPTGTFEFTVTFACNSTTVVNTQSADLNFFLKGSKDQTEYLRLGHNAQAAAFFIDRGNTKVEFVHSNPFFTNRLSVNGEPWSQDGSYSIYKVQGIVDVNILELFFNEGSMASTNTFFLSPGNFIGNIEISSSVDGVYSILDFDLKELDVVDSKVTVETCGPSE encoded by the coding sequence ATGATATTCTCTAAACTGTATTCACTGGTACTCTTGGGAAGTGTCGCCACTAGCTCGTATGTTCCATATCATGCCTCTGAATTAGTTGAAAGAGACATTGATAATACTGGAAAAGCTGCAGACAGACCTTTGATTCATGCCACTCCAGATAGCGGGTGGATGAACGATCCTAACGGTCTATGGTATGATGCTAAGGAAAAACTATACCATTTGTACTATCAATATAATCCAAATGATATGGTTTGGGGGTTTCCATTATGCTGGGGTCACGCGACGTCTGAGGATCTGATGTTGTGGAAAAACCATGGTGTTGCAATTTCGCCTGCCCGTAACGATTCTGGAGTTTACTCAGGTTCTGCGGTTATTGATTACAACAACACCTCtggtttttttgatgattctGTTGACCCACGGCAAAGAGTTGTTGCAATTTGGACTTACAATACTCCTGAATCTGAAACACAGTATCTTTCTTATTCCACTGATGGTGGTTATACCTTCCAGGAATATGAGCACAACCCCGTTGTGGAGTTCAACTCTACCCAGTTCAGAGATCCTAAGGTTATCTGGCATGAAGAGACCCAAAAGTGGATAATGACAGTTGCGTTATGTCAGCAATACAGTGTGTTCATTTATTCATCTGAGAATCTAAAAGACTGGACATTAGAGTCGAAGTTTACTGATAGTGGGCTTTTAGGTTTCCAGTATGAAGCGCCTGGATTAGCGAAAATACCTGTCACCAAGGCGACTAACAACAACTATACCTTGGAAGACAATTCATATGATGTCAAGAACAACGATACAGAATATATGTGGGTTCTGTTTTTGGCTATTAATCCAGGTGGTCCACAGGGAGGTTCTTTCAACCAGTACTTCATTGGTGACTTTAACGGGACCACATTCACGCCTTTCACTCATCAAACCAGAATGCTTGATTTTGGTAAAGACTTTTATGCTTTCCAAGGTTTCTTCAATAGCCCCGATGACTCTAGCTATCTTGGTATTGCTTGGACGTCTAATTGGCAATACTCTGCCTATGTGCCAACTTACCCTTGGAGGTCATCAATGTCTTTGCCAAGAAGGTTTACCATTCAGCAATATTCCCCAACTCCAGAAAGTGTTCAGCTAAACTTGAACTCAGTGCCAGTACTAAACCTTGCTGGTGATGACAAACCCTCTGAAAGTAGGTACGCTCTCTCTAACAAGGCCTTAAACTCAACCGCCAATTTGACTATCCCTATCGAAGGTACCCCTACTGGAACCTTCGAATTTACCGTCACTTTCGCATGCAACTCCACAACCGTCGTCAATACCCAATCTGCCGACTTGAATTTCTTCCTAAAGGGTTCTAAAGATCAAACTGAATACTTGAGATTGGGCCACAACGCTCAAGCTGCAGCATTCTTCATCGACCGTGGAAACACAAAAGTCGAATTCGTCCACAGCAATCCATTCTTCACCAACAGGCTATCTGTAAACGGCGAACCATGGTCCCAAGACGGCTCTTACTCCATTTACAAAGTCCAAGGTATCGTTGATGTTAACATTCTGGAGttgttcttcaatgaaGGCTCTATGGCTTCAACTAATACCTTCTTTTTAAGTCCTGGTAACTTTATTGGCAACATAGAAATATCAAGTTCTGTTGACGGCGTTTATAGTATATTAGACTTTGACTTAAAAGAGCTGGATGTCGTTGATTCAAAAGTAACCGTCGAGACCTGCGGGCCTAGCGAGTGA
- the DFG5 gene encoding putative mannan endo-1,6-alpha-mannosidase (similar to Ashbya gossypii AFR530W), whose product MRIIVQLYSLLLLICVPVCGGLQLDVKSKDSICAATQKIQRGIMDYYWGSTPGGIVGMFIQPYYWWEAGLVFAGMLENWYLCDNMEYNSTLYESMIAQTGANYDYIPSNQSMTEGNDDQGIWGLFIMGAVERNFPDAQMGNVPGWLTMAQAVFNTMYARWDSQHCGGGLRWQIFTWNLGYDYKNTIANGCLFQLAARLGRYTGNSTYLDIANETFSWLVDVKFVVLKDEANVFDGAHIGDNCQDIKGIEWTYNHGVILGGCAYMYNATNGDPVWETRLRQILGGARAFFFRNNIMYERACQDNKICNNDQRSFKSIFSRMLAVTSVLAPFTRETIDPLLEASAAAAAASCSGGKDGETCGLDWTTGSWDGYYGLGEQASALEVIQNLLIHTKAPPLTKNAGGTSNGDPGAGLGTPMDNVLHSRLNIGSKDRIKAALITAVCLGLLVGTALWMVI is encoded by the coding sequence ATGAGAATTATAGTACAACTCTATAGCTTGTTGCTGCTAATATGCGTACCGGTTTGCGGAGGATTGCAGTTAGATGTGAAGTCTAAAGATTCAATATGTGCAGCGACGCAAAAGATACAGAGGGGTATTATGGATTATTACTGGGGGAGTACGCCTGGTGGTATTGTGGGGATGTTCATCCAACCGTACTACTGGTGGGAAGCGGGATTGGTATTTGCAGGCATGTTAGAGAACTGGTACTTGTGTGACAACATGGAGTACAACAGCACGTTATATGAGTCGATGATTGCTCAGACAGGAGCTAATTACGATTATATTCCTAGTAACCAGTCGATGACAGAAGGTAATGATGATCAGGGTATCTGGGGACTTTTTATTATGGGAGCTGTTGAGCGTAACTTCCCCGATGCACAGATGGGTAATGTTCCAGGTTGGCTCACGATGGCGCAGGCTGTTTTCAATACGATGTATGCCCGGTGGGATAGCCAGCATTGTGGTGGAGGTCTCAGATGGCAGATATTTACTTGGAATCTTGGTTATGATTACAAGAATACCATTGCGAACGGGTGTCTTTTCCAGTTAGCTGCTAGGCTTGGTCGGTACACTGGGAACTCGACTTATTTGGATATTGCGAATGAAACGTTTTCCTGGCTTGTTGATGTAAAGTTCGTCGTGTTGAAAGATGAAGCAAATGTTTTCGACGGTGCACATATCGGTGACAACTGTCAAGATATCAAAGGTATAGAGTGGACCTATAACCATGGTGTCATCCTTGGTGGTTGCGCATATATGTATAACGCTACTAATGGAGATCCTGTATGGGAAACCCGTTTGAGACAGATCCTCGGAGGTGCGCgtgctttcttcttcagaaataatattatGTATGAACGTGCCTGCCAAGATAACAAAATCTGTAATAACGATCAACGTTCTTTTAAGAGCATCTTCTCACGTATGCTGGCTGTGACAAGTGTTCTTGCTCCTTTCACCAGAGAAACCATAGATCCATTGCTCGAGGCTTCGGCTGCGGCTGCGGCTGCCTCCTGTTCAGGAGGTAAAGACGGGGAAACCTGCGGTTTGGATTGGACCACTGGCAGTTGGGATGGGTATTACGGCCTTGGTGAGCAGGCCAGTGCTCTTGAAGTAATTCAAAATCTACTGATCCATACTAAAGCACCTCCCTTAACTAAAAATGCCGGTGGAACAAGTAACGGTGATCCCGGCGCTGGTCTTGGCACACCAATGGATAATGTTCTCCACAGCCGTCTTAACATTGGCTCCAAAGATCGTATTAAAGCCGCACTTATCACTGCGGTTTGTTTGGGCCTCCTGGTCGGAACTGCTCTTTGGATGGTCATCTAA
- the CPA1 gene encoding carbamoyl-phosphate synthase (glutamine-hydrolyzing) CPA1 (similar to Ashbya gossypii AFR534W) yields MTGKDFVRATFSINGGPSYEGYSVGANVSAYGEVVFTTSLVGYPESMTDPSYRGQILVFTQPLIGNYGVPDGSVRDEYNLSKYMESPRIHVVAIVIADYAWRYSHWTAVQSLGEWCEKEGVAVIGGIDTRSVVQHLREVGSSLGEVIVNDIAPVSKSVNPSAVNLVAQVATKQVLYFPAPCESSTYNVMLIDCGVKENILRCLLSRGANVVVLPYDYDICSIADQFDGVFISNGPGDPVFCEDTTVANLKKLLASPEFQDLPVFGICMGHQLLARAAGASTVKMKYGNRAHNIPALDLTTGQCHITSQNHGYAVDASTLPAGEFVPYFLNLNDKSNEGIIHVRRPIYSTQFHPEAKGGPQDCSFLFDKYFENMKEYRNQVKGKRGLKLDTTKMARERIL; encoded by the coding sequence ATGACAGGAAAAGACTTTGTTCGGGCGACCTTTTCCATTAATGGTGGGCCGTCGTACGAGGGTTATTCTGTGGGAGCCAACGTATCCGCGTATGGGGAAGTTGTCTTTACCACTTCTCTGGTAGGCTATCCAGAATCAATGACTGATCCTTCTTATAGGGGGCAAATACTTGTTTTCACTCAGCCCTTGATCGGGAATTATGGCGTTCCAGATGGGTCGGTAAGGGATGAATATAACTTGTCTAAGTACATGGAGTCTCCTAGAATTCATGTTGTTGCTATTGTCATTGCAGATTATGCGTGGCGTTACTCGCACTGGACTGCAGTCCAGTCCTTAGGTGAATGGTGTGAAAAAGAGGGTGTTGCAGTTATAGGAGGTATCGATACACGTTCTGTTGTCCAGCACTTAAGAGAAGTTGGTTCTTCTTTGGGTGAAGTAATTGTGAACGACATAGCCCCAGTTTCAAAAAGCGTGAACCCTTCTGCGGTAAATCTTGTTGCACAAGTAGCTACTAAACAAGTTTTATACTTCCCGGCCCCATGCGAATCCTCAACGTACAATGTCATGCTAATTGACTGTGGGGTAaaggaaaatatattgCGTTGTTTGCTGTCCAGAGGTGCAAATGTAGTCGTTTTGCCCTACGACTACGATATTTGCTCCATCGCAGACCAATTCGATGGTGTTTTTATTTCGAATGGTCCTGGGGATCCAGTCTTTTGCGAGGATACTACAGTGGCTaacttgaagaagttaCTGGCAAGCCCAGAGTTTCAAGATTTACCAGTGTTTGGAATCTGTATGGGTCATCAGTTACTGGCCCGGGCTGCCGGTGCTTCAACTGTTAAAATGAAATATGGAAACAGAGCTCACAACATACCCGCCCTTGATTTAACAACTGGTCAATGCCACATTACCTCTCAAAATCACGGCTATGCTGTTGATGCATCTACTCTTCCAGCTGGCGAGTTTGTCCcttattttttaaatttgaatgATAAATCTAACGAAGGGATAATTCATGTTAGAAGACCTATTTATTCTACTCAGTTTCATCCTGAGGCTAAAGGTGGTCCCCAGGATTGCTCCTTCTTATTTGACAAATACTTCGAAAATATGAAGGAATACAGGAACCAAGTTAAAGGAAAACGTGGTTTAAAATTAGATACTACTAAGATGGCTAGAGAAAGGATTCTCTAA
- a CDS encoding C2H2-type zinc finger protein (similar to Ashbya gossypii AFR531W) produces MGYIQFHPVGVPQGNVVSLGLLNEQLQRQRAILPDTDLSNEISQVNSSSTGYYNAAQTNNSNNSVAVKNYNDYNDYNYRENYNYNDNSQYACRTDNTSIVQKNELTTTQLWDFLMTADNLSLRSAGEDSQSLAAEEPPAALGSSCAEPSSLDEEICSGFSFKLPGSSSLVSPVNFDDISSTDSGDSVQILDISLEDQNYSSNITPSSFASNSATHENYHRIVCHPPTTESTTIYKCPYCPSSFKVRGYLTRHLKKHMPNKAFRCPYWSEDCRCHPSGEFSRKDTFRTHLKSIHFVYPVGTTKAQRANSAGRCAACYEHFNSNKDWLKYHIDADNCKDFKIKLEAHKSNL; encoded by the coding sequence ATGGGTTATATTCAGTTTCATCCTGTTGGTGTCCCCCAAGGTAATGTGGTGTCTTTGGGCCTTTTGAATGAGCAGTTGCAACGGCAGCGGGCGATTCTGCCAGATACGGATCTGAGTAATGAAATTAGCCAAGTGAACAGCAGTAGTACAGGTTATTACAATGCGGCACAAACAAATAACAGCAACAATAGTGTGGCAGTAAAGAACTACAATGACTACAATGACTACAACTACAGAGAGAACTATAACTACAACGATAATAGCCAATATGCCTGCAGGACAGACAACACATCTATCGTTCAGAAGAACGAATTGACAACGACTCAGTTATGGGATTTCTTAATGACTGCTGATAACCTGTCTCTAAGATCTGCTGGCGAAGACAGCCAGTCACTAGCTGCGGAGGAACCCCCAGCAGCTCTAGGTTCTTCTTGTGCGGAGCCTTCGTCTCTTGATGAGGAGATTTGCAGTGGATTCAGCTTTAAACTGCCTGGTAGCTCGTCCTTAGTATCGCCGGTGAACTTTGATGATATTTCCTCAACAGACTCAGGAGACTCTGTTCAGATTTTAGATATCTCCCTTGAAGACCAGAATTATAGTAGTAACATTACTCCCTCCTCCTTCGCCTCCAATTCTGCCACCCACGAGAACTACCATAGAATTGTGTGCCATCCACCAACCACTGAAAGTACCACTATCTATAAATGTCCATATTGCCCTTCTAGCTTCAAGGTTCGGGGTTACCTAACAAgacatttgaaaaaacaTATGCCAAATAAAGCCTTCCGCTGTCCTTACTGGTCTGAAGACTGCAGATGCCACCCTTCAGGAGAATTCTCTCGCAAGGACACCTTCAGAACTCATCTGAAGTCTATCCACTTTGTCTACCCAGTAGGTACTACCAAAGCCCAAAGGGCTAATTCCGCCGGACGTTGTGCGGCGTGCTACGAACACTTCAACAGTAACAAGGATTGGCTGAAATATCACATCGACGCAGATAACTGCAAggatttcaaaattaagCTTGAAGCTCACAAATCTAATCTATAA